In the Drosophila takahashii strain IR98-3 E-12201 chromosome 3R, DtakHiC1v2, whole genome shotgun sequence genome, one interval contains:
- the LOC108056273 gene encoding diacylglycerol kinase theta isoform X3 yields the protein MADGGHSFVKKTFHKPTYCHHCSDLLWGLIQQGYICEVCNFIIHERCVSSVVTPCSGIAPCIIKNPVAHCWSEPTHHKRKFCTVCRKRLDETPAVHCLVCEYFAHIECQDFAVPDCTENATYVPGKELLNVKHQHHWREGNLPSTSKCAYCKKTCWSSECLTGYRCEWCGMTTHAGCRVYLPTECNFGILQPIYLPPHSVSIPRTEVPIEAIIGVQVKSKTTLVRDYSCPRSISEEFSSGDTPRFKDDESASKTESGHGPTSSGGGGAGGSGAGGSSAAGASASAAGGSSGHYRPDSGSGHKSDKSEKDREKKEKEREEKDIEMIKVFDGNNSFRRQQYRVIIVQRTYTLEQLLTTALRAFHITRDPQAFYLTDLYAPAGMEDTPMLDPTPVLSLTHLEGKRPAIYLRFHDRDRGHVRVYPGKLQCSMLEDPYVSVPVDNSTVIKDLIRDALDKFGLQDNQIQDYRCSEVLLDRGVTERILSWNERPWDIMKQLGKDSIRQMELMRFYMQHKQDPHGPNIALFVGNLPTGLSQRNYEQILNKYVTDENKFISIGPIYYEYGSVVLTFEDSMKAVRAFYNLRETIIEDKKLLVLLLPNIEPSMVPSDVRPLLVFVNVKSGGCQGLELISSFRKLLNPYQVFDLDNGGPLPGLYVFRQITNYKILVCGGDGTIGWVLQCLDNVGQDSECSSPPCAIVPLGTGNDLARVLCWGSGYTGGEDPLNLLRDVIEAEEIRLDRWTVVFHPEDKPEEPAMKAPSQTTGKKKKAHQAHLSQSQQTNQHHQLPALTSSDISGGAQNEDNSQIFVMNNYFGIGIDADLCLDFHNAREENPNQFNSRLRNKGYYVKMGLRKIVGRKAVKDLQKELRLEVDGKIVDLPPVDGIIILNILSWGSGANPWGPDKDDQFSTPNHYDGMLEVVGVTGVVHLGQIQSGIRTAMRIAQGGHIKIHLNTDMPVQVDGEPWIQSPGDVVVLKSALKATMLKKTKSKRRLTEPHISPAVLSLSVAQQGSLSQSGSPQSQSQQQLQQQQQQQQQQLAENGEKEKEASMAPPAGFGST from the exons TTTGCAACTTTATCATTCACGAACGATGTGTCAGCAGCGTGGTAACGCCCTGTTCCGGCATCGCTCCATGTATTATAAAG AATCCCGTTGCCCATTGTTGGTCCGAGCCAACTCATCACAAGAGAAAATTCTGCACAGTCTGCCGTAAGCGATTGGATGAAACGCCAGCGGTGCATTGTTTAG TCTGCGAATATTTCGCGCATATTGAGTGCCAAGATTTTGCCGTGCCCGATTGCACCGAGAATGCCACGTATGTGCCGGGCAAGGAGCTGCTTAATGTGAAGCATCAG CATCACTGGCGAGAGGGCAATCTTCCATCAACGTCCAAATGCGCTTACTGCAAGAAAACCTGTTGGTCCTCGGAATGTCTCACTG GCTATCGCTGCGAGTGGTGTGGCATGACGACCCATGCCGGATGTCGCGTGTACCTGCCAACCGAATGTAATTTTGGTATTCTACAACCTATCTACTTACCTCCGCACTCAGTCTCGATTCCGCGCACCGAGGTGCCCATCGAGGCCATTATCGGCGTCCAGGTCAAATCGAAGACTACGCTCGTGCGCGACTACTCGTGTC CACGCAGCATATCCGAGGAGTTCAGCAGCGGCGACACACCCCGTTTCAAGGACGATGAGTCGGCCAGCAAGACCGAATCAGGACATGGACCCACCagcagtggtggtggtggtgctggagGCAGCGGAGCAGGAGGCTCATCCGCGGCTGGTGCCTCGGCATCGGCAGCGGGTGGCTCATCGGGACACTATAGGCCCGATTCCGGTTCCGGCCACAAGTCGGATAAGTCGGAGAAGGATCGCgagaagaaggagaaggagcgcGAGGAAAAGGATATAG AGATGATCAAGGTGTTCGATGGCAACAACTCATTCCGACGCCAGCAGTACCGGGTGATCATCGTGCAGCGCACCTATACTTTGGAGCAGCTGCTGACCACCGCCCTGCGGGCATTCCACATTACGCGCGACCCGCAGGCCTTCTACCTGACCGACTTGTACGCCCCGGCCGGCATGGAGGACACACCCATGCTGGATCCCACGCCCGTGCTCAGCCTGACCCATCTGGAGGGAAAGAGGCCGGCCATTTACCTCCGGTTCCACGACCGCGATCGCGGCCATGTGCGCGTCTATCCCGGCAAGCTGCAGTGCTCGATGCTGGAGGATCCCTATGTCAGTGTTCCTGTAGATAATAGCACAGTTATTAAGGATTTGATACGCGACGCTTTGGATAAGTTTGGTCTGCAGGATAACCAGATACAGGACTACAG GTGCTCGGAAGTGCTGCTCGATCGCGGCGTCACCGAACGCATCTTGTCGTGGAACGAAAGGCCCTGGGATATTATGAAGCAGCTGGGCAAGGACTCGATTCGCCAAATGGAGCTCATGCGGTTCTACATGCAGCACAAGCAGGATCCACATGGTCCCAATATTGCCCTGTTTGTGGGCAATCTGCCCACGGGTCTCTCGCAGCGAAACTACGAGCAGATTCTCAACAAGTACGTAACGGACGAGAACAAGTTCATCAGCATTGGACCCATCTACTACGAGTATGGCTCCGTGGTGCTCACCTTCGAGGACTCCATGAAGGCG GTTCGCGCCTTCTACAATCTACGCGAGACGATCATCGAGGACAAGAAGCTGCTGGTTTTGCTCCTGCCGAACATTGAGCCCAGCATGGTGCCCTCGGATGTGAGGCCACTGCTGGTCTTCGTCAATGTCAAATCCGGTGGCTGCCAGGGATTGGAGCTGATCTCCAGCTTCAGGAAACTTCTGAATCCCTACCAGGTCTTCGATCTGGACAATGGCGGTCCTCTACCAGG CTTGTATGTTTTCCGACAAATAACCAACTATAAGATCTTGGTTTGCGGCGGTGATGGCACCATTGGTTGGGTGCTGCAGTGCCTGGACAATGTGGGCCAGGACTCGGAGTGCTCCAGCCCACCTTGCGCCATAGTTCCCCTGGGAACTG GCAACGATTTGGCTCGCGTTTTGTGCTGGGGCTCCGGTTACACCGGCGGTGAGGATCCGCTCAATCTGCTGCGCGACGTCATCGAGGCGGAGGAGATTCGGCTCGACCGCTGGACGGTTGTCTTCCATCCGGAGGACAAGCCGGAGGAGCCGGCCATGAAGGCGCCCTCGCAAACAACCGGTAAGAAGAAGAAGGCACACCAAGCACACCTATCGCAATCGCAACAAACCAATCAGCATCATCAATTACCGGCTCTGACATCGAGTGATATATCAG GTGGAGCCCAAAACGAGGATAACTCTCAGATCTTCGTGATGAACAACTATTTTGGCATTGGCATCGATGCCGATCTCTGTCTGGACTTCCACAATGCGCGTGAGGAGAATCCCAATCAGTTCAACTCGCGGCTGCGCAACAAGGGCTACTACGTGAAGATGGGTCTGCGCAAGATCGTGGGTCGCAAGGCTGTCAAGGATCTGCAGAAGGAGCTGCGCCTGGAGGTCGATGGCAAGATTGTCGATTTGCCACCCGTCGATGGGATAATCATCTTGAATATTTTGAG CTGGGGCAGCGGAGCCAATCCCTGGGGTCCTGACAAGGACGACCAGTTCTCCACCCCCAATCACTACGATGGAATGCTGGAGGTGGTCGGCGTCACTGGCGTGGTTCACTTGGGTCAAATCCAATCCGGAATTCGTACAGCTATGCGTATAGCTCAG GGCGGTCATATCAAGATACACTTGAATACCGATATGCCCGTGCAGGTGGATGGTGAACCCTGGATCCAGAGTCCCGGCGATGTGGTCGTTCTCAAGTCGGCCCTTAAG GCCACCATGCTGAAGAAAACGAAGAGTAAGCGCCGCCTCACGGAGCCGCATATTTCGCCGGCGGTTCTGAGTCTTTCGGTGGCTCAACAGGGATCCTTATCGCAATCGGGATCCCCGCAGTCCCAGtcgcaacagcaactgcaacagcagcagcaacaacagcagcaacagctggCCGAGAATggggagaaggagaaggaggctTCGATGGCTCCACCTGCCGGCTTTGGCAGCACCTAG
- the LOC108056273 gene encoding diacylglycerol kinase theta isoform X4, with translation MADGGHSFVKKTFHKPTYCHHCSDLLWGLIQQGYICEVCNFIIHERCVSSVVTPCSGIAPCIIKNPVAHCWSEPTHHKRKFCTVCRKRLDETPAVHCLVCEYFAHIECQDFAVPDCTENATYVPGKELLNVKHQHHWREGNLPSTSKCAYCKKTCWSSECLTGYRCEWCGMTTHAGCRVYLPTECNFGILQPIYLPPHSVSIPRTEVPIEAIIGVQVKSKTTLVRDYSCPRSISEEFSSGDTPRFKDDESASKTESGHGPTSSGGGGAGGSGAGGSSAAGASASAAGGSSGHYRPDSGSGHKSDKSEKDREKKEKEREEKDIEMIKVFDGNNSFRRQQYRVIIVQRTYTLEQLLTTALRAFHITRDPQAFYLTDLYAPAGMEDTPMLDPTPVLSLTHLEGKRPAIYLRFHDRDRGHVRVYPGKLQCSMLEDPYVSVPVDNSTVIKDLIRDALDKFGLQDNQIQDYRCSEVLLDRGVTERILSWNERPWDIMKQLGKDSIRQMELMRFYMQHKQDPHGPNIALFVGNLPTGLSQRNYEQILNKYVTDENKFISIGPIYYEYGSVVLTFEDSMKAVRAFYNLRETIIEDKKLLVLLLPNIEPSMVPSDVRPLLVFVNVKSGGCQGLELISSFRKLLNPYQVFDLDNGGPLPGLYVFRQITNYKILVCGGDGTIGWVLQCLDNVGQDSECSSPPCAIVPLGTGNDLARVLCWGSGYTGGEDPLNLLRDVIEAEEIRLDRWTVVFHPEDKPEEPAMKAPSQTTGGAQNEDNSQIFVMNNYFGIGIDADLCLDFHNAREENPNQFNSRLRNKGYYVKMGLRKIVGRKAVKDLQKELRLEVDGKIVDLPPVDGIIILNILSWGSGANPWGPDKDDQFSTPNHYDGMLEVVGVTGVVHLGQIQSGIRTAMRIAQGGHIKIHLNTDMPVQVDGEPWIQSPGDVVVLKSALKATMLKKTKSKRRLTEPHISPAVLSLSVAQQGSLSQSGSPQSQSQQQLQQQQQQQQQQLAENGEKEKEASMAPPAGFGST, from the exons TTTGCAACTTTATCATTCACGAACGATGTGTCAGCAGCGTGGTAACGCCCTGTTCCGGCATCGCTCCATGTATTATAAAG AATCCCGTTGCCCATTGTTGGTCCGAGCCAACTCATCACAAGAGAAAATTCTGCACAGTCTGCCGTAAGCGATTGGATGAAACGCCAGCGGTGCATTGTTTAG TCTGCGAATATTTCGCGCATATTGAGTGCCAAGATTTTGCCGTGCCCGATTGCACCGAGAATGCCACGTATGTGCCGGGCAAGGAGCTGCTTAATGTGAAGCATCAG CATCACTGGCGAGAGGGCAATCTTCCATCAACGTCCAAATGCGCTTACTGCAAGAAAACCTGTTGGTCCTCGGAATGTCTCACTG GCTATCGCTGCGAGTGGTGTGGCATGACGACCCATGCCGGATGTCGCGTGTACCTGCCAACCGAATGTAATTTTGGTATTCTACAACCTATCTACTTACCTCCGCACTCAGTCTCGATTCCGCGCACCGAGGTGCCCATCGAGGCCATTATCGGCGTCCAGGTCAAATCGAAGACTACGCTCGTGCGCGACTACTCGTGTC CACGCAGCATATCCGAGGAGTTCAGCAGCGGCGACACACCCCGTTTCAAGGACGATGAGTCGGCCAGCAAGACCGAATCAGGACATGGACCCACCagcagtggtggtggtggtgctggagGCAGCGGAGCAGGAGGCTCATCCGCGGCTGGTGCCTCGGCATCGGCAGCGGGTGGCTCATCGGGACACTATAGGCCCGATTCCGGTTCCGGCCACAAGTCGGATAAGTCGGAGAAGGATCGCgagaagaaggagaaggagcgcGAGGAAAAGGATATAG AGATGATCAAGGTGTTCGATGGCAACAACTCATTCCGACGCCAGCAGTACCGGGTGATCATCGTGCAGCGCACCTATACTTTGGAGCAGCTGCTGACCACCGCCCTGCGGGCATTCCACATTACGCGCGACCCGCAGGCCTTCTACCTGACCGACTTGTACGCCCCGGCCGGCATGGAGGACACACCCATGCTGGATCCCACGCCCGTGCTCAGCCTGACCCATCTGGAGGGAAAGAGGCCGGCCATTTACCTCCGGTTCCACGACCGCGATCGCGGCCATGTGCGCGTCTATCCCGGCAAGCTGCAGTGCTCGATGCTGGAGGATCCCTATGTCAGTGTTCCTGTAGATAATAGCACAGTTATTAAGGATTTGATACGCGACGCTTTGGATAAGTTTGGTCTGCAGGATAACCAGATACAGGACTACAG GTGCTCGGAAGTGCTGCTCGATCGCGGCGTCACCGAACGCATCTTGTCGTGGAACGAAAGGCCCTGGGATATTATGAAGCAGCTGGGCAAGGACTCGATTCGCCAAATGGAGCTCATGCGGTTCTACATGCAGCACAAGCAGGATCCACATGGTCCCAATATTGCCCTGTTTGTGGGCAATCTGCCCACGGGTCTCTCGCAGCGAAACTACGAGCAGATTCTCAACAAGTACGTAACGGACGAGAACAAGTTCATCAGCATTGGACCCATCTACTACGAGTATGGCTCCGTGGTGCTCACCTTCGAGGACTCCATGAAGGCG GTTCGCGCCTTCTACAATCTACGCGAGACGATCATCGAGGACAAGAAGCTGCTGGTTTTGCTCCTGCCGAACATTGAGCCCAGCATGGTGCCCTCGGATGTGAGGCCACTGCTGGTCTTCGTCAATGTCAAATCCGGTGGCTGCCAGGGATTGGAGCTGATCTCCAGCTTCAGGAAACTTCTGAATCCCTACCAGGTCTTCGATCTGGACAATGGCGGTCCTCTACCAGG CTTGTATGTTTTCCGACAAATAACCAACTATAAGATCTTGGTTTGCGGCGGTGATGGCACCATTGGTTGGGTGCTGCAGTGCCTGGACAATGTGGGCCAGGACTCGGAGTGCTCCAGCCCACCTTGCGCCATAGTTCCCCTGGGAACTG GCAACGATTTGGCTCGCGTTTTGTGCTGGGGCTCCGGTTACACCGGCGGTGAGGATCCGCTCAATCTGCTGCGCGACGTCATCGAGGCGGAGGAGATTCGGCTCGACCGCTGGACGGTTGTCTTCCATCCGGAGGACAAGCCGGAGGAGCCGGCCATGAAGGCGCCCTCGCAAACAACCG GTGGAGCCCAAAACGAGGATAACTCTCAGATCTTCGTGATGAACAACTATTTTGGCATTGGCATCGATGCCGATCTCTGTCTGGACTTCCACAATGCGCGTGAGGAGAATCCCAATCAGTTCAACTCGCGGCTGCGCAACAAGGGCTACTACGTGAAGATGGGTCTGCGCAAGATCGTGGGTCGCAAGGCTGTCAAGGATCTGCAGAAGGAGCTGCGCCTGGAGGTCGATGGCAAGATTGTCGATTTGCCACCCGTCGATGGGATAATCATCTTGAATATTTTGAG CTGGGGCAGCGGAGCCAATCCCTGGGGTCCTGACAAGGACGACCAGTTCTCCACCCCCAATCACTACGATGGAATGCTGGAGGTGGTCGGCGTCACTGGCGTGGTTCACTTGGGTCAAATCCAATCCGGAATTCGTACAGCTATGCGTATAGCTCAG GGCGGTCATATCAAGATACACTTGAATACCGATATGCCCGTGCAGGTGGATGGTGAACCCTGGATCCAGAGTCCCGGCGATGTGGTCGTTCTCAAGTCGGCCCTTAAG GCCACCATGCTGAAGAAAACGAAGAGTAAGCGCCGCCTCACGGAGCCGCATATTTCGCCGGCGGTTCTGAGTCTTTCGGTGGCTCAACAGGGATCCTTATCGCAATCGGGATCCCCGCAGTCCCAGtcgcaacagcaactgcaacagcagcagcaacaacagcagcaacagctggCCGAGAATggggagaaggagaaggaggctTCGATGGCTCCACCTGCCGGCTTTGGCAGCACCTAG